One window from the genome of Methanobrevibacter oralis encodes:
- a CDS encoding tRNA guanosine transglycosylase family protein yields the protein MINKFEIKSHNGPGRLGKLDNKITPRLFFKNDLKISPSEGSAYNVDKEIAKFNVDETLRLAKENVDICDVAVIQGSKYIDLRIECLKELENIGYNGFIIANGDELLLHPRDLVDIIVNLKINAKANSYFIFSFAEASFMPLLTYMGIDGFLSESSNYYSYLNALITPTKTYDLNTYPIYENITQKELEEKNIKSLEFVIKEIQTHIKNNSLRNLVEERSNTNPQNISTLKILDKNYMDFLLEYSPLF from the coding sequence TAACACCAAGATTATTTTTTAAAAACGACCTTAAAATATCTCCAAGTGAAGGATCAGCATACAATGTAGACAAAGAAATAGCTAAATTCAATGTTGATGAAACATTAAGACTTGCAAAGGAAAATGTTGATATTTGTGATGTTGCTGTAATTCAAGGGTCCAAATATATTGATTTAAGAATCGAATGTTTAAAAGAATTAGAAAATATTGGATATAATGGATTCATCATAGCTAATGGTGATGAATTATTACTCCACCCAAGAGATTTAGTTGATATAATTGTTAACTTAAAAATTAATGCTAAAGCTAATAGTTATTTCATATTTTCATTTGCAGAAGCTTCATTTATGCCATTATTAACTTACATGGGGATTGATGGATTTTTAAGTGAATCTTCAAATTACTATAGTTACCTAAATGCACTAATAACTCCCACTAAAACTTATGATTTAAATACCTACCCCATTTACGAAAACATCACTCAAAAAGAATTAGAAGAAAAAAATATTAAAAGTTTAGAATTTGTTATAAAAGAAATCCAAACCCATATAAAAAACAATTCTTTAAGGAATCTTGTTGAAGAACGCTCTAATACTAATCCTCAGAATATATCAACTTTAAAAATACTTGATAAAAATTATATGGACTTTTTACTAGAATACAGTCCATTATTTTAA